The following coding sequences are from one Corallococcus caeni window:
- a CDS encoding phosphatase domain-containing putative toxin: MSESLLRSVHHVPGVRGFVRKQVLRVVARGVEWTTKLPGKRALNVSQVNPWLHVGGSVSRARYGELKERGITCVIDLRAERCDDREALAALGIELLSLPVTDRYPPSVEQLSQGVRWALPRLDAGGVLYAHCEHGVGRGPLMGLAVMVARGWDAPEAYRAVRHARWQATLNDRQLRGLADFVAAWTGVPEQAA, encoded by the coding sequence GTGAGCGAGTCGTTGCTGCGGTCGGTGCATCACGTCCCGGGCGTCCGGGGCTTCGTGCGCAAGCAGGTGCTGCGGGTGGTGGCGCGCGGGGTGGAGTGGACCACCAAGCTCCCCGGCAAGCGCGCCCTCAACGTGTCCCAGGTGAACCCGTGGCTGCACGTGGGCGGCAGCGTGTCCCGCGCGCGCTACGGCGAGCTGAAGGAGCGGGGCATCACCTGCGTCATCGACCTGCGCGCGGAGCGCTGCGACGACCGCGAGGCGCTGGCGGCGCTGGGCATCGAGCTCCTGAGCCTGCCGGTGACGGACCGCTATCCGCCGTCCGTGGAGCAGCTGTCGCAAGGGGTGCGCTGGGCGCTGCCCCGGCTGGACGCGGGCGGCGTGCTGTACGCGCACTGCGAGCACGGCGTGGGCCGCGGGCCGCTGATGGGGCTGGCGGTGATGGTGGCCCGGGGCTGGGACGCGCCGGAGGCTTACCGGGCCGTGCGCCACGCCCGGTGGCAGGCGACGCTGAACGACCGGCAGTTGCGGGGACTCGCGGACTTCGTGGCCGCGTGGACGGGCGTGCCGGAGCAGGCCGCGTAG
- a CDS encoding sterol desaturase family protein, protein MFENAFMEAASKLHPAVPVLLYVPLTVGLLGWGLYRGRTTVGMSVLFVPLGLLTWILMEYCTHRFFFHWEGKGPLTRRVHEIAHGYHHKYPDDAQRLVMPLIVTVPLSSLIGGLLWWVGHPAQTLPYFVGIVWGYVAYDTLHWATHHRTPRTAWGKALRAHHMAHHFATPDRNFAISNRWMDTLMGSGGRAPRRSGKDAPREDARTQTRSDVKA, encoded by the coding sequence ATGTTCGAGAACGCCTTCATGGAGGCGGCTTCGAAGCTGCACCCCGCGGTGCCGGTCCTGCTCTACGTCCCGCTCACGGTGGGCCTGCTCGGGTGGGGCCTGTACCGGGGACGGACGACGGTGGGGATGAGCGTGCTCTTCGTCCCGCTGGGCCTGCTGACGTGGATCCTCATGGAGTACTGCACCCACCGGTTCTTCTTCCACTGGGAGGGCAAAGGCCCGCTCACCCGGCGCGTGCATGAAATCGCGCACGGCTACCACCACAAGTACCCGGACGACGCCCAGCGCCTGGTGATGCCGCTCATCGTCACCGTCCCGCTGTCCTCCCTCATCGGCGGGCTGCTGTGGTGGGTGGGCCACCCGGCGCAGACGCTTCCGTACTTCGTGGGCATCGTCTGGGGCTACGTGGCCTACGACACCCTCCACTGGGCCACGCACCACCGCACGCCGCGCACGGCCTGGGGCAAGGCGCTGCGCGCGCACCACATGGCGCACCACTTCGCGACGCCGGACCGCAACTTCGCCATCAGCAACCGGTGGATGGACACGCTGATGGGCAGCGGCGGACGGGCCCCCAGGCGCTCCGGGAAGGACGCGCCACGCGAGGACGCTCGCACGCAGACCCGCTCCGACGTGAAGGCTTGA